A segment of the Anaerolineae bacterium genome:
AGGTCCTGCCTGAGGAGGATTCCTTTCTGCTGAGCCACGCTGGACAGGGTATCGAGCACCTCGCTGATGAGACTGACGGGGTTCACCTGCTCGCGCCGGATGGGCATGGCCAGGGCGTCCACGCGGGCCATGTCCACTATGTCGTTCACCAAGTCGGAGAGGTAGGCAGCGTTGCGCTGCACCTGCACCAGGTCGCGCATGAGGGCTTCGGGCCAGCCATCGAAGCCGTAGAGCTGAGGGTTGCGGTAGATGAGCTGGGCGAACCCCAAGATAACGTTGAGGGGTGTGCGGAGCTCGTGACTGAGGTTGGTGGCGAAGCGGGTCTTTAGGTCGCGCCACTCCTCTGCCTCTCGCCTGGCCACGGCGGTCTGGTAGTGGCTCTCCTCGAGGAGACGGTAAGCCAGGTCCAGCGCCTTCACCGCCTGGTTGAGCTCTCCCTGCCGTTCGCGCGCTTGCGCCACTAGGTCGTGGGCCAACCGGCTGCGTTCCCAGTGAAGCCGCAGCAAGCCGACATACTCCCCCACGCCGGCGTAGGTGACGCCCGCCACAGCCAGCAGACATACCACCAGGGGGACGGCGGCCTGTGCCAAAGGCGGGACCGCCAGCAAGAGGGGCAGGAGCACAATGGCGGACGCCGGGGCAGCCCAGGGACCGTAGAGGAGTCCGGCGGCAACGACGGGCAGGACCAAGAGGAAGGACCAGGACGGCTGACCGCCCAGAGCTCCCCAGACGGCGGCTGCCGTGGGGACGGCGAGCAGCAGGAGGCCAGATAGACGAGCCAGACGGGAGGAGAGCGCCAGGCTGGCGCCAAGCAGGGAGGTCAGCCCTACCGACAGAGCGAAGAGAAGCCAGTCGGTGTTGTGGCGGACCAGCACCAGCCACAGCAGCACCAGGGCCAGCCCGGCCGTCCGCTGGAGGGCACTCAGCGTTCTCTCGTAACGCTCGGCATCCACACCCATGGCGGCACTCCTGGAGGGATGGGCCCATTATACCCGAGCCACGCAGGGTAGGTGCCTTCCGGTGGTGGAGGCTTGCCAACCGGATGGGAGCGGCCCACAATGGGCCTGAGAGGAAGCAAGCCTCTTCAGCCTGTGGCCCACCCGGAGAGCAGCAGATGCAAGCCATCCCCAAGACCATGAAGGCCGTCGTACTGCAGGAGCCCCATCGCCTGACGGTGGAGCAGATACCGGTGCCGGAGATCCTTCCCCATGAGATCCTGCTCAAAGTGGGGGCCTGTGCCATGTGCGGATCGGATCTCGAGGCCTACTGGGGCATCCACCCCAGCGTGAAGACGTACCCGGTGGTGCTGGGCCACGAGTTCGCTGGCACGGTGGCGGCGGTGGGATCGAAGGTGAGACGCTACAAGGTGGGCGACCGCATTTGCCACACCGGGGGCAGGGTGTGCGGCGTGTGCGAGGCCTGCGTGCGGGGCGATCACCGGCTGTGTCCTGAGCGCAAGGGGGCTGGCTTCGCCACCAACGGTGCCTATGCCGAGTACGTGGCTCTGCTGGGAGACGACTTCTACAGCGCCCCTCTGCCCGACAGCCTGAGCATGGCCCAGGGGGCGCTGGCGCAGCCGTTCGGCATCGGCTATCACGCCGCTACTGCCAAAGCTAGAGCCCGGGCTGGGGAGACTATCGTGGTGCAGGGGTGTGGCCCCATCGGCCTCTCGGCCATGATGGCGGCCAAGCTCAGCGGGGCTACGCTCATCTCCACAGATAAGCTGGACTACCGACTGGCCCTGGCCAGACGGTTGGGGGCAGACTACAC
Coding sequences within it:
- a CDS encoding alcohol dehydrogenase catalytic domain-containing protein; translation: MQAIPKTMKAVVLQEPHRLTVEQIPVPEILPHEILLKVGACAMCGSDLEAYWGIHPSVKTYPVVLGHEFAGTVAAVGSKVRRYKVGDRICHTGGRVCGVCEACVRGDHRLCPERKGAGFATNGAYAEYVALLGDDFYSAPLPDSLSMAQGALAQPFGIGYHAATAKARARAGETIVVQGCGPIGLSAMMAAKLSGATLISTDKLDYRLALARRLGADYTINVTEQDAVGFTRQLTGGRGVDTVIECVGGDQDETLPQACEMLRKEGRLVVVGSFARDAATIRIITFKFGQMEMFGSQGFPEGYGPLLDLISSGRIDVLPMMTHQVGLDQVPEAMKMLEEKRDNVVKVVIEP